In one Corallococcus silvisoli genomic region, the following are encoded:
- a CDS encoding BlaI/MecI/CopY family transcriptional regulator → MSRSPSAEESKPLTPVELELMQWVWRLGEVSVADVLAALPPERKLAYTSVSTVLRILEQKGVVHSRKEGRGHLYSARLSREAYEAQSVRHLVATVFDGTPSSLVARLVEAVPLSAEEVEQIRKLLGRKGGRG, encoded by the coding sequence GTGTCCAGGTCGCCGTCCGCAGAGGAGTCCAAGCCGCTCACGCCGGTGGAGCTGGAGCTGATGCAGTGGGTGTGGAGGTTGGGGGAGGTGAGCGTGGCGGACGTGCTCGCGGCGCTGCCGCCGGAGCGCAAGCTGGCCTACACGTCGGTGTCCACGGTGCTGCGCATCCTGGAGCAGAAGGGCGTGGTGCACAGCCGCAAGGAGGGGCGGGGGCACCTGTATTCGGCGCGGCTGTCGCGCGAGGCGTACGAGGCCCAGAGTGTGCGCCACCTGGTGGCGACGGTGTTCGACGGGACGCCTTCGTCGCTCGTGGCGAGGCTGGTGGAGGCGGTGCCGCTGTCCGCGGAGGAGGTGGAGCAGATCCGCAAGCTGCTGGGCCGCAAGGGGGGCCGGGGATGA
- a CDS encoding M56 and MltD domain-containing protein, whose product MSALFQDVLAAYVISAVLVAVGFGLLRAALALGVERSLSARQTLRVGRVTLGLAVVLPWAGLVAREFLPAGPLFTFERSLVRYAAPLAPAVARPLGGPVQGASSVEGGLRTGMPWVTVGLGVGALAFLAWELRRYARLRRKLEALPVLRRVGRVRVVLGDVAGGAFSVWFPGGGAWAVVPSDVLEDAEALRLTVRHELQHHRQRDTVLAYARLGFDSAFFWHPFARSFSRWLAEYQELACDEALVMSKHVPTEAYARCLLQASLRIPAAFSLPAGVTGMSHPTVRRIRMLFEPRPRSSVRTLGLSLSLALVLAPLALWAQGAVRGRAVSLAEARALAEAGPREGDLPVVVDAAVVEQLNRFITTPKGRDFMRKALANLAAHREAMVGTLRSRSLPEGLLAVAMVESAVSNLPETSREPSMAPGPRGAGVWMFIPETARRFGLKVEAGRDERLDVARETEAAAALFQALYSRYGDWRLALAAYNQGEAVVDRAVTETGVRDVSELTRTGKLNSYTATVQAGVLLLRNPHLLD is encoded by the coding sequence ATGAGCGCCCTGTTCCAGGACGTGCTGGCCGCGTACGTCATCTCGGCGGTGTTGGTGGCGGTGGGCTTCGGGCTGCTGCGTGCCGCGCTGGCACTGGGAGTGGAGCGGAGCCTGAGCGCCCGGCAGACGCTTCGCGTGGGCCGGGTGACGCTGGGGCTGGCGGTGGTGCTGCCGTGGGCCGGGCTCGTGGCGCGGGAGTTCCTGCCGGCGGGGCCCCTCTTCACCTTCGAGCGCTCGCTGGTGCGCTACGCCGCGCCGCTGGCGCCCGCCGTGGCTCGGCCGCTGGGGGGCCCCGTGCAGGGGGCTTCTTCGGTGGAGGGGGGGCTGCGCACGGGGATGCCCTGGGTGACGGTGGGGCTGGGCGTGGGGGCGCTGGCGTTCCTGGCGTGGGAGCTGCGCCGGTACGCGAGGCTGCGGCGGAAGTTGGAGGCGCTGCCGGTGCTTCGTCGCGTGGGCCGCGTCCGCGTGGTGTTGGGGGACGTGGCGGGCGGCGCGTTCTCGGTCTGGTTCCCCGGGGGCGGCGCGTGGGCGGTGGTGCCCTCCGACGTGCTGGAGGACGCGGAGGCGCTGCGGCTGACGGTGCGGCATGAGCTGCAACACCACCGGCAGCGCGACACGGTGCTCGCGTACGCGCGGCTCGGCTTCGACAGCGCGTTCTTCTGGCATCCCTTCGCGCGGTCGTTCTCGCGGTGGCTGGCGGAGTACCAGGAGCTCGCCTGTGACGAGGCGCTCGTCATGTCGAAACACGTGCCCACGGAGGCGTACGCGCGCTGCCTGCTCCAGGCCTCGCTGCGGATCCCCGCGGCCTTCTCTCTTCCCGCCGGAGTCACCGGCATGTCCCACCCCACAGTCAGGAGGATCCGCATGTTGTTCGAACCCCGCCCCCGCAGTTCCGTGCGCACGCTGGGCCTGTCTCTCTCGTTGGCGTTGGTGCTCGCGCCCCTGGCGCTGTGGGCGCAGGGCGCGGTGCGTGGGCGCGCGGTGTCGCTCGCGGAGGCCCGTGCGCTCGCGGAGGCAGGGCCGCGAGAGGGGGACCTGCCCGTGGTGGTGGATGCCGCGGTGGTGGAGCAGCTCAACCGGTTCATCACGACGCCGAAGGGGCGCGACTTCATGCGCAAGGCGCTGGCGAACCTCGCGGCGCACCGCGAGGCGATGGTGGGCACGCTGCGCTCGCGCTCGCTTCCGGAGGGGCTGCTCGCCGTGGCGATGGTGGAGTCCGCGGTGAGCAACCTGCCGGAGACGTCGCGCGAGCCCTCGATGGCCCCGGGGCCCCGGGGCGCGGGCGTGTGGATGTTCATTCCGGAGACGGCGCGACGCTTCGGGCTGAAGGTGGAGGCGGGGCGCGACGAGCGGCTGGACGTGGCGCGTGAGACGGAGGCCGCCGCGGCGCTCTTCCAGGCGTTGTACTCGCGCTATGGCGATTGGCGGCTCGCGCTCGCGGCGTACAACCAGGGGGAGGCCGTGGTGGACCGCGCCGTCACGGAGACCGGCGTGCGTGACGTGAGCGAGCTGACGCGCACCGGCAAGCTGAACAGCTACACCGCCACCGTGCAGGCGGGGGTGTTGTTGCTGCGCAATCCGCATCTGCTCGACTGA